gtcccttctcagggccatccaatctctgtacgaccaaagcgagagctgtgtccgggttcttggcagtaagtcggactcgtttcaggtgagagttggcctccgccagggctgcgctttgtcaccaatcctgtttgtagtatttatggacaggatatcgaggcgtagtcggggtggagaggggttgcagttcggtgggctagggatctcgtcgctgctttttgcagatgatgtggtcctgatggcatcatcggcctgtgaccttcagcactcactggatcggttcgcagccgagtgtgaagcggctgggatgaggatcagcacctctaaatcggaggccatggttctcagcaggaaaccgatggagtgccttctccaggtagggaatgagtccttaccccaagtgaaggagttcaagtaccttggggtcttgttcgcgagtgaggggacaatggagcgggagattggtcggagaatcggcacagcaggtgcggtattacattcaatttatcgcaccgttgtgacgaaaagagagctgagccagaaggcaaagctctcaatctaccggtcagtttttgttcctaccctcacctatggtcatgaaggctgggtcatgaccgaaagaacaagatccagggtacaagcggccgaaatgggtttcctcaggagggtagctggcgtctcccttagagatagggtgagaagctcagttatccgtgaggagctcggagtagagccgctgctcctttgcgtcgaaaggagccagttgaggtggtttgggcatctggtaaggatgccccctgggcgcctccctagggaggtgttccaggcacgtccagctgggaggaggcctcgggggagacccaggactaggtggagggattatatctctaacctggcctgggaacgcctcgggatcccccagtcggagctggttaatgtggcccgggaaagggaagtttggggtcccctgctggagctgctacccccgcgacccgaccccggataagcggatgaagatggatggatggatggatggataattgacggtgcctgaaccgatactttttaagaaattaaaaaatgaaaagaaaaagggtactaaacaacagttggtgacattaaagaacggcttgtttattgctaaggccatatggtcaaaattaaatgatttaataacaatgtataacaataacaataacttatttcactagtaaattgctgttgaacgacaaaaacaaccaccagaagggaaaaggacatttacaataacttcaaatgcaccacgagactgtagtttaccagagtcattgaacgcactgtctgtgttgtttctccgacggcagctgcagattgttacataccggtgttgaatcctctacaataaaacacagtcaaactttacaccgtttagcgttagctgtcagcattttaaccgtgtttaatccagctactagctagtggtaggctaacattagctgctgtcgagtatagtgttaactagcgtcacgtgcagcggtgtttgtgttacctgtatcgtctgtttcagagcatccgagagaagcgcagacatatcagtggcagcagatttcggtagccagggttggcaggaagaagatttttacaagtaaatgttccaattaatgatccaggcagaacattctcgtctccctacttcattttacagtccaatggtggctagaacggctccgggtcaaacgtcaatatggattaatctgcgttatttttttaacgcgttattttttctcagattaattaatcaaaattaacgcgttattttgacagccctaattaattTCATATATGATTTAGGAACACCAGTAGAAAAACCTGGTGAAAGACAGCTTCTCGCCATTCCACTTTCTGAAGACAGTTCCCAGTTTGGCACCATATTTGAACTCAGTCACTCTTCCCAGATGGAAGTACTCTCTGGATGTGATGGGCTCGCCTCCCAAATCAATAACCTAGAGGGAAATCAGCACATAATCTGCATCATCCATAGTATTCAAAGCAGATATGGTTTAGATTAACTGCACCATATGCAGTATAATGGGATGACATATGCGTCTATAGTATATATGCATAACGCTACAGTAAACTACAAGTTGCATGCTTGTAATTTGACATTTCTTTTACCATTTTGATGTTAAAATCAAGTAAACTTCTAAAAACATATGTTTTTGAAGAAATTACCTCCTGGAAGATGAAGGGTTTGGAGCCACCAGGGAACCACGTGGTGTTGAGGTTTTTCAGAGGACCGTAAATAGCAGACAGGTCACCGGGCCACATGTGCTTGCAGGCATCCACTCTGAATCCAGCCACACCCATGTCAACCAGCTTGTTCAAGTAGTCAGCCACCTTTCCCCTGACGTAATCTTTCTCCAGGGCTAGGTCCAATAGACCGACCAGACGACAGTCACGCACCTGGAGCGGCAAATACACATTTACATTGCAATTatttgttgttcttgttttaaAACTCCTCAAAGTCACAGAATTAGTCAAttcggttctacattgaattacacccagggtaATTCGCTTTTGTCTTTTATCTGAGCCgcttgggtaactttgtttcattttcgcgTTTCGACCATTgacataaaagaaaggtttagactcgtcttgctccgtctctgtgtacttccgagttctcctgtcaccgtgtgtttatctttcgcgcCAGGCCCGCACCTttacggactagtccatttcattgtgaaagtagggggtgcaaGCAGGGCGCCTGCAGCTACAAGGAGGGTGCCGATTTGACAGTTCCCCACATTGTGATACAGTGAATCCCCCGACCACTGgatcgcccgtgccaaaaaccgccccTGCGAGCAGCGCTGCATTGCTGCTTCAGAGCAAAGTGGACAAAGGACCGCAATTATACTTCATGCTGCATTCACCGGTAGGCAAACACCTAATACTATCATACccaatgtttaaaacaaacatgactacaGGTAGCAATGCGGCGATGACGCacattgagctcaggctcgtacacgGGAGTGGTAGAGTACACGTagcggggcaaggaggcatttcattgttttttccaAGCAGACCGCGAGACAGTGATTGGTGgatgtttttacaggattacagtatttatttattgttgtcagggtgtatataatatataaaaagtgtatattggaatAGTTTCAAACCCTGCATTTAACACTCCCTTTTATGAATCTTTGCATGGGGTGAAAAAGTGCTGTGAAATGTATGACAGTAATAAGATGAAAATTACATCAGTGTTTCTAGTGACATTCATTACCTGATTGACATCACCATAGTTCTCAATCTCGCCACTGCCAGTCCTGCATTTGTTGTCATTGAAGTCAAGTTTGCTAAATGGGACACTGGGGAAGTCCCTCTTGCTAGCACTGAACCAGCTTCCACATGAAGAGTGGGTTCCCTCTCCACCGCCGGAGCCACACATGTGGTTGATGACAACGTCCACATAGATATTGACCTAGATACAAGATGTAGGTGCAACACAATTGATCAACATCTCCCTTTTATCCTTCTTCACTTTCACTTCTTTGCACCTTCATTCTCAGGTGACAGTAGTATGTCAAAGCTGCACTGCTCACTATTAGTTAACTGTGATGTTGGTGGTCTAGGAACTAAAGCATATTACTCTAAACAAAAAAGTGAATGATAATTCCTTAAAACAGACGCATTAATTCATTCAAATGATGCTctttcttaaaaaatatattttgttctAAAATGACAGGTGCCTGTTGTTATAAAACAGATATGTATGCATAAAGCAAGTGTTATGAAATGTATCTGGTAAGAATTTGTTGTGTTGTACAAGGCAATAGATTTATGAGGTGCTGTCAAACACAGAAGACCATTGTTCCTAATGCCTTTCACTAAATCTTGTAGTTTACCCCAACGTTGTTGCATCTGGTGATCATGTCTCTCAGCTCGTTCTCATTGCCGGATCTGGAGCACAGTTTGAAGCCGATTGGTTGGTATCTCTGATACCAGGGCCTCCAGGGATGGTCTAGCACAATGTGCTCACTTGGAGGGGAGATCTGGGCAACACAGAGGAAACATGTTACAGTAATTATCACTTTTTACACAGGAATCATCTGCAGACCGAAGATCACTGTAAATAGGTGTAATATACTATCAATTTTCCACATGAACTTCAGTTTAATCTTTGCAAAGAAAACTACTCAGCCTGTGTAAAcaggatgacatcatcaggctTATTTCAGGGAAGGCTAATAAAAGTAAATGTAGTGTTTGGAGCTTGAGCCATaataaaagtcagaatataTCTATTTCTGATACTTTGATTTACCTTTTTTCTCTTGTGAGTCCCCCAACATTATGGAAGTGAAATACTAAATCACTGGAGTACCCCTTTACATTCCAGTGATGGAGTTTATGACACAATGgataatataaatgtaaatgtctttaAACAGCTTGTTTGTACTGCCCTATATTCATCTTCAACATGCATCGTGATTATAGACCTCctcaaaatagaaaaataactGAGTATCCTCCTTCTCCAGACTAGAACCTATCCTATGTTCAGCCATACTGTACATACCTGAACTCCACCAAAGCCATTGGGACCCAAGAAACGCTCACACTCTGCAGCGATGTCCGCCCAGCGCCACTCAAACAGGTGGACGATTGCCGTCCTGCCGTGCCTAAAGTGGGAGTTGTGCTGAGCAAGGCCGAGCCCGAACAGAGCCACCAGAATAAACAACTTCATGCTTTTCCTAGATGAGCGAGAAAGCCACTCTCACAAGCTGCCTCACTGTTAGTATTTATACTAattttctctcgctctctctctctctctctccaagaCCAATGAGAGAGTGACAAATATCAGCAGGTGCTTCTTTCTCACAGCTTTCTACCTTGTTTCCAAACTGGTTGAAGGATAAATATTTTCAAGGCACTTACAGCATGGTAACATGAGGTGTGCATAATGTCTTTacagaaatatagaaaaaaaactacaaaatattatgtaaacaaatatatattttagagcTCTTACCAGTTAGAACAAAACAGGTTAGATTTATCCTGCTTCAGTATTTGTTCATGCAGTTCAATAACCAGATGATGTTGCAACAGTTTAAACTTACCCTGAGTTACAACAtgttgatttgaaaaaaaatctatggGAAAACAAATACAGTCAGCAACATTTacttttccacatttcttttaaatttataccttaaaaaaaacatgtgactGTTTATGTAATGAAAAGACTGTCCTTGACATGTGATTGGCAATGATCCCTAAATGTTGAATAACGCTGATAATAGAGAGTTTAGGGCTGTCCAGGAGGGAAATAGCagtatttaacacacacacacacacacacacacacacacacacacacacacacacacacacacacacacacatacacacacacacacacacaaacacacacacacacaaaaagaattTAGGAGGTGCAGCAGTTACAAAACATGACATATCCTTATTTAACTTCACCGTGTTATTATCTAGTTTTCATCAGATGGATAATGGATGGTACTGCATAAGGTTAATCCTCAAAATGACTTTAATCAAATCAAGGAAGTTGTTTCTATAAAGACAAACAACTTCGGGAGATAATCATTACAGTAaaccttttacttttgatacttaaagtacattttactcGCTACTCTGCTTAAgtaactatatgtaacttttaaatgtttctgaaactgtgtaatttttcatctgatgatcataaatgaactgtaacagcaaacgagactaacagtgaaaagaacactagttttatacagtttgtattaatgcctctgcccgggtccGTTTTTGTCCCACATACAGTAACatattctgatgggtcacagatttcagcgtaacaccggaaaagcctatGCAGCCAgctaaaaggtagcaggagatttttttaaaactgttttttgtttatatcagaaaatatgggacgtagaaataagcactgaaaatgagaagaagaaaaatttaaaaatttaaaacattggaaaaagcaaaaacaaattgtggaaaaaaaggcgtcaaaaatgtcagaaaaaaaagtgtttttttcaaggttgaagggaagccaacacaagggttaaggcttTTAgcccgtgtttgtgttggcctactaatAACAATCTattaatgctttggctcataacacagtgacagtgatacccggtttatctcacaatacatccaaagtaagctaagttaccgtatgcaacacttgaaatgcaacgatgcatctgtaacgtattaTCTTTTTGTAaatgcaaaacattcatcgcaagtatatgacctcctggtaatgctaactcagtaatacTGTGGGTAATACAGCATCGTAAAGAAAAGTtgtttacgacagcaggtgtggtgaaaacactaccgcttttgtccaaagcggccgctagaatcaacacaaactgaaagttacatataggcgctttaagtaatattttgaatgcaggacttttacttttacattgACACTAGTCAATGTAAACTAAAAGTTAAACTGAAGGGTTAAAATGAGGCTCAAAATGAGATTATGTATCAATGTGTCATATTAACTTAAGTACTACTGGACCACCCCATGGCACTGTTACATTATAAACTGCCATTCTAATGTCAGTTATAACCCTGGTGGTTATAATGGGATGCACTTAGATATAGCAATAGCTCCCCCAATGGTTCTTAAGAGAAACTGCTTCATTTAAAGCATACACAGTATACATTACAGTATACACACTGTATACCATTTTGTGGTAACCTCATGTCCTCTTACCCTCAAGCAAGTATaataaatatgtgtatatactggTAGTTCATTTGTTTATGCTATACAATTAATTAATGAACTGTTGATTAATCTTAACAATTTGGAGGAAATGATCATTAACTACAAGTTTTGTAAACAATATATGCGTTATTATTGATTGTATTGGATTGATTCTCAAATGAGCAACAGCTCAACGAGGATACTAttactagcctggtcctaccagactacaaaattgagcggaagtacataggagggcagagccaggctatacTTTCACAGCAGCAAAACAACATTAAGAGGCTTCAGTACCCACAACtaacaatacaaaatgtgtctgtttcACTGCAGGTGctttacataaagtgcagaaaatgccgttctgtgtgtgtgtgtgtgtgtgtgtgtgtgtgtgtgtgtgtgtgtgtgtttgtttgttgaagCTTTTGTAAATAAAGTATATTGTGCCTCATCATCCCGTCCCCCCTGTGGAGAGTGTGTCAAACGGACATCTGACCTGGTTTTGTTCCGGGTCACTTCTCCCAGTGAGTCTGTGGGTCACAGGCATGTAAAAGTGAAGGGGCCCTGACACGTTTGTGGTGAAAACACTCACTAATAACTCACCTCAGTGCAGACTGTGACACATAAGGACTAAAGGGATAAAGATCTAATTTTACAGTGCAGGTTTTGCTCTGAGGTCCCTGTTCACATTAACAGCACTGTTCTCTGTAGTAAAAGTCCAGCCAAAAGCAGACAAGTACAccaacattttatatttgtgaATCTTTATCTAAACAGCAAAATACACATAGCTTCATTATAAGTCAGGTCatatttagtctatatccttgactttccacttccaggattgctccggtgccgcaggaaattccgccggatgcatgtatttttgccgatgtccgtttccttccgctttctttgtgttggaattttaaactctggttgatttatgaggactatggttaactgctcctcagatctctgcagggtaaattgagacatctagctagactatctgtccaatgtgagttttctctcgcacgactattttacagcggctccgtgtGGAGCTTAGCGCtcaggacgattgtgattggtttaaagaaatgccaataaaccagagcacgtttttctcccatcccagaatgctatgtgaactagccagaccctcctctgctccgcagcgtgtggatgatCTGGCAAAGAGAGACTAGGTcatatgtaattttttttttttaatgttttagggTCAAAATAGGAACAATATTTTTAACCTGCAGTAAATGATttctttggccacttgggggaaGCAGAAAAGGTTGTAAAACCAACACTGACATGTCATTATCACCTTTTACTGTAAGTTGATATAGTGAACTTGTTGGAAAACTGAATGTGTACATCCAGTACAATAGTGTCATATATCTGTTTTTGGTCTCGACGAACTCCTGCAGGAAATATGTGGCCCTGAACAAGTCCGACGATATAAGTAGTTTTTTCCTTCCCCTCAAATACAACCCATAGGAGCGTTTCAGAAATTAGCGCCTCTAGAGGTGGCAGGATATAAAACCCACAGACGTGTGTTCCGTCCACATATCTAAACCAGAAAATGTAAAGGTCACAGTTCATAACAAATCTGTTATTTCACTCCTGGTTATGCACATGACCCAGAACGTGACTTGGTTCCGTTAAGTAGATAAATCTCACcggttacttttattttcaaacaggacacgAACCCGGTCTTctggatgaaagtcctgtgtttgattgacccatccaccaccctaaccTACCTCCTTGCATGGAATTTGGTGCTCTTACacttcgtcaccttacttcctgctttgctcctgtcattACTATGTCCACTAGAGGCTGTCGCtactataaacataaatatgagtcataattgctgcttgaacaaaagACTTATGGGGGAatttttcaggggaggacagtctcctagctctttagctgctaaatgctccactatggcTGTCTGCTGTGACCGAAAACGACACCATAAGAGCAGTGATAGTGAACCAAAGTGGTAAAGTTGTGGGCTGAACAGCTACACAATGAGCTGAAGCTCTATAAAGTTCTGTAAAGCCGAGGGtagctgcagattcaggtgataaGACTCTATAGGTTAATCATGCTGTtaacattgttttcacattatCATTTGACATTTAATTTTACTATTAGAAAACATTGATGATAGCCACTGTAAGGTTTCTTTTGAAATACTGGTATGAAGTTTTACCCCTAATGACGCATCATGCTCTGTGGGAGGAGATGTCAGAGAGAGTTAAAGCCGAAACTCCCTCACATTTTCCCATGGGCCCCAAAAATTCCAGTCAGACCAAAGTCCTTTCCTGTATGGACAACACAGGACATACCTCCGGAGGCGATGAAGGGTTTTGGGGACAAAGCTTTCTTTCACAGCTCGAGCTCTGAGACCAGGTGAAGGGAGAGAAGCTGGTCATTTGATTCCCGCCCGTGGTTCTTCTGTCATGGGAAAGTGGAAGAGTCATAGCGAAGGGGGGCAGAGGGTTGACTGGAGACA
This is a stretch of genomic DNA from Sander vitreus isolate 19-12246 chromosome 12, sanVit1, whole genome shotgun sequence. It encodes these proteins:
- the LOC144526338 gene encoding alpha-amylase-like; the protein is MKLFILVALFGLGLAQHNSHFRHGRTAIVHLFEWRWADIAAECERFLGPNGFGGVQISPPSEHIVLDHPWRPWYQRYQPIGFKLCSRSGNENELRDMITRCNNVGVNIYVDVVINHMCGSGGGEGTHSSCGSWFSASKRDFPSVPFSKLDFNDNKCRTGSGEIENYGDVNQVRDCRLVGLLDLALEKDYVRGKVADYLNKLVDMGVAGFRVDACKHMWPGDLSAIYGPLKNLNTTWFPGGSKPFIFQEVIDLGGEPITSREYFHLGRVTEFKYGAKLGTVFRKWNGEKLSFTRNWGEGWGFMPDGDALVFVDNHDNQRGHGAGGAAIVTFWDSRLHKMAVSYMLAHPYGVTRVMSSFRWNRHIVNGKDENDWIGPPSHANGSTKSVPINADQTCGDGWVCEHRWRQIKNMVIFRNVVNGQPHSNWWDNQSNQVAFGRGDRGFIVFNNDDWDLDVTLKTGMPGGTYCDIISGQKNESRCTGKQINVGGDGQAHFKISNRDEDPFVAIHTDSKL